From the Lysinibacillus fusiformis genome, the window ATTTCCAAAAGTCTCGCTTCAATATGCGTAATCCGCACATTTATATCTAAATCCTTATACCAAATTGCACGTAGTTCTGCAAAATATTCTTTTAAATTTTCATTTATTTGTGCCTCAATTTGCCCAATTGTTACCCCATTAAGAATGAGTTCACTTTCAACAACAATATCGTTTTTTCCTACACCTTCAACCGTGACCCCATGGCCAATAGGTGCCATGCCGTAACCCTCACCTTTGAACTCGATTGGATCTATAATCTCTTGAACATAGGATACAAACTCTGGTGTCGGTACATTAAAATCAGAATCAATAATAATAGCTTTTACTGTTCCTCCTCCAAATGGCGCACGTCGTAAACGAACACCACCTACACCTTGAATGGCCCTTAACTTTTTCTTATAATCAGCACGATTCCCTCCAAAAGCTTTCTCACGAATATGGTCTAGAAACTTTTGATAAAGGGATTCGTCTGTTTCATCATCTTCACCAGGCACAAGGACATCTGCTAAAATCGCTTTCCCTAACTGATTGTTTGCCTCTAAAGGGAGCATTTCACCATAATCTTTATTTCCAACGGATCCAGCTGTTTGAGCTTCTGCTTTAAAATCACCCGCTTCTATCCGTTCAATTATCGTATATACAATTTCATCTAAACGATATTGGCTACTTATTGACACATCAAGTGGTTGTCCATCACCATCTGTAAACAAAGCACGACGAATAGCCTTACCTGCTTTTTTTCGCTCAACTCCATGCTCATTTACACGCTTTTCAAGATCATCACCGTCTGCCGTAGCAGCAAAAGTGCGACGATAGAGCACAGCCATATCCCAATAAGTCTCAGCAAGTTTCAACGCTGATGGAGCAAGTGCATCGTATATGACACTACCCTCTCGCTTATCAACGTCATCTGGAACCCGTTCAAGCAATGCTGTTAAGATACTATCAAAAGATTGTGCTTCTAAGTAATCAAGCAATCCTTATCGCCTCCTTCAAGAGACTTACATCCCCGTAAATAGTGCGAGCAGTAAAAGTCACTAAAACATCTTCTTTAGAAATAAATTCAAGGCTGAAATTTTCCAATGATGTAATACGCTCATCTTGTAGGACTGCATCATGAATACGCCTAGCTAAGTCCCCTCGTACATACAATTCATCATAACCAACCATATTCTGAAAACCGTAGTTATTTGTATAGATAAGATGTTCGAAGCGGATCGTATTTAGAGCTTTAAAAATCGCTTGCTCCATTGCTTTCTGACCATCAATAAATCCTGTACAACACCCTTTTTTGAAATCCAAGTGGTATGTTCGAGTCGGTAATTCAACGGCATCGATTACCTCAATTTCTGGTGTAATTGTTATTGCTTCTGTTGGGACTACCATACGCTATCACCTTCCTTATATCTGTCTGAAACAAAATATTTTTGCCCTCCCTGCACCCTATGCAACACAACTTTATCACCTATTTTAAGCCCATCTTCAAAAATAAATTTTGCGTATTTCATGTCATATTTTTCATAAGGATTAGGTTCAGATTCCCTTATATTTTTTCGTGAAGAACTTGCTTGTTTCAAAGCATCTCCCATACGGCCACTAGAAAAATTTTGTGCATATTCATAAGCAATTGAAACTATACGTTCATGCCTTGTCAAATGCTCAGCCACAAGCAAAAACTCATCCGTTAAGATGAGCTTGGAATGGACTTCTATTTTAAGTGGCTTCGATTCAATTACTTCACCTACAACGATATTGACTGGATTGGATGCTTGGAAGGCAGCCATGGCCGTTGTTTTGATTAAATCTAGTAAACTCATCATATCACCTTTAATTCTAATGACATTATATGGACTTTAGGTGTCCAATCATGGGTGCAAGTATCCACCAAAAACAATTGTTTTAACCCTAGCTTTTCGATGAAGATAAACACCATTTTGCCTGCTCGTACACGCCAGTCACCTAAACATTTCAAAGATAGTTTCTTTTTTTCTTTATTGTGTACAGCTAGTAATGCATCTAACAGACTCTCAACTTGCGCTTTCGTCATATTTTCATCTACTTTTTCGTAATACTGTAATTGTCCCCATTTAGCGATATTGTTACTATCCTGCGCTATAAATACCCGTCTCTTTGATGCCTTTTTATCATCTAAAACGAGCTTAATGCGATTGTAACTATCATCTATAGAGATGGCATAATCATAATCATACAAAAGACTTTCTTCACCTATATAAAAATCAGTAGGTGGGATAACTAAATCTTTAATATTATGAAGCCCAAGCGAGCCAAAATCGTCCATGAAAACAAAACTTTGGTTGGTTGCTACAATAGCCGAATCAATATATTTCATAATGACATCTAAGGCTTTTTTATCTTCCTCTATCATTGCTGGTGCTTTATAGCCTGTCTTCGTAGA encodes:
- a CDS encoding baseplate J/gp47 family protein; its protein translation is MLDYLEAQSFDSILTALLERVPDDVDKREGSVIYDALAPSALKLAETYWDMAVLYRRTFAATADGDDLEKRVNEHGVERKKAGKAIRRALFTDGDGQPLDVSISSQYRLDEIVYTIIERIEAGDFKAEAQTAGSVGNKDYGEMLPLEANNQLGKAILADVLVPGEDDETDESLYQKFLDHIREKAFGGNRADYKKKLRAIQGVGGVRLRRAPFGGGTVKAIIIDSDFNVPTPEFVSYVQEIIDPIEFKGEGYGMAPIGHGVTVEGVGKNDIVVESELILNGVTIGQIEAQINENLKEYFAELRAIWYKDLDINVRITHIEARLLEIEGVEDIASTTLNGFDKNINLIEDIPVLSQVILREVST
- a CDS encoding DUF2634 domain-containing protein yields the protein MVVPTEAITITPEIEVIDAVELPTRTYHLDFKKGCCTGFIDGQKAMEQAIFKALNTIRFEHLIYTNNYGFQNMVGYDELYVRGDLARRIHDAVLQDERITSLENFSLEFISKEDVLVTFTARTIYGDVSLLKEAIRIA
- a CDS encoding DUF2577 domain-containing protein, which encodes MMSLLDLIKTTAMAAFQASNPVNIVVGEVIESKPLKIEVHSKLILTDEFLLVAEHLTRHERIVSIAYEYAQNFSSGRMGDALKQASSSRKNIRESEPNPYEKYDMKYAKFIFEDGLKIGDKVVLHRVQGGQKYFVSDRYKEGDSVW
- a CDS encoding XkdQ/YqbQ family protein, which gives rise to MTGIEVLIDNRDGKIYEIPVTSISWKTEKTGKASELNVNLLNPKPLENKIISGAIVRVTDEKHKIFYGYSFKAGLGKSSEFKITAYDQLRYLMFNDTFVMKSMQSEAAIAQICSQAKLKLSVSTKTGYKAPAMIEEDKKALDVIMKYIDSAIVATNQSFVFMDDFGSLGLHNIKDLVIPPTDFYIGEESLLYDYDYAISIDDSYNRIKLVLDDKKASKRRVFIAQDSNNIAKWGQLQYYEKVDENMTKAQVESLLDALLAVHNKEKKKLSLKCLGDWRVRAGKMVFIFIEKLGLKQLFLVDTCTHDWTPKVHIMSLELKVI